From the genome of Sediminibacter sp. Hel_I_10:
ATGGCACTCGTTGCCGTATTTGCGCTATCCTGTTCTGGCGAAGACGGTAATGACGGCGCTCCTGGAGAGCAGGGACCTGCTGGAACCGATGGGGCCAATGGCAATGCCAATGTAAGCTTTTTAACATATGATATATCCTCAGTAAATGGCACCTATCATGACCAATTTGTTCCTGAAATTACAGCAAATGTTTTAGAAAATGACGTTATTTTAGGATATGTTGTTCCTAGTAATAATACCTCTCTTCCGTTACCTGCAATAGGAGATTATCTTGATTTTAGTATCGCCGTATTTATATCTTCAGAAAATTATTCTTTGGACTTTGTTGATAGGTTTGATGGTAGTAGTTATAACATTAATGCAGGCGATCTTAATGAATTAAAAGTC
Proteins encoded in this window:
- a CDS encoding collagen-like protein; protein product: MKNLILNTKLFLMALVAVFALSCSGEDGNDGAPGEQGPAGTDGANGNANVSFLTYDISSVNGTYHDQFVPEITANVLENDVILGYVVPSNNTSLPLPAIGDYLDFSIAVFISSENYSLDFVDRFDGSSYNINAGDLNELKVVIIESTSNTSGRSATSGSTSKENILLELKNANVDISDYDAVLTYYGLTNK